Sequence from the Undibacterium piscinae genome:
GTCGAGGTCAAAGCTGACGTGCAAGTGGGTATTTTCGTCTAGTCCTTCCAGTGCGCTAGTCATCACGGCACGCATGCCATGTTCGTCTATGTAACGCATATCAAATACCTGCATCCCCATTTCGTGGATGAAGCGGCGTTCGCCTTCATCGACGCTGCGGATGCCGATCAGGCGGATTTCGCTAGGTAGCATGGCAGGGCTATGACCACCGTAATTAATCAGCTCTTGCGGGCCATGACCCATCAGGCAAGCCACTGGCATGCCGTGGATATTTCCGGTAGGACTGATACTCGAAAGATTACTATCGGCATGTGCGTCAAACCACAAGACGCGCAATTTCTTACCGACCTTGCGGCAATGACTGGCAATCGCACTGATCGAGCCTATCGCTAAACAATGATCACCACCTAGCATCATAGGCATCTGCCCTGCCGTCAAGGCCGCTTCCACGGCGTTGTACACAGCTTGATTCCAGTCTATGGCTTCTTTCAGGTGACGCAAACCATTAACGGGTTCCAGCCAGGGGTTGGCAGGGCCGTGTAAATTGCCGTGATCGACGACCGTCAGGGAGCGCGCTTGCAGCGCC
This genomic interval carries:
- the rocF gene encoding arginase → MKTISLIGAPTDVGASVKGAGMGPDALRVAGLVEALQARSLTVVDHGNLHGPANPWLEPVNGLRHLKEAIDWNQAVYNAVEAALTAGQMPMMLGGDHCLAIGSISAIASHCRKVGKKLRVLWFDAHADSNLSSISPTGNIHGMPVACLMGHGPQELINYGGHSPAMLPSEIRLIGIRSVDEGERRFIHEMGMQVFDMRYIDEHGMRAVMTSALEGLDENTHLHVSFDLDCLDPAIAPGVGTAVLGGPTYREAQLCMEMIADTGMMASLDVVELNPALDLRNQTAVLAVDLIESLFGKSTLVRLKD